A region of Salvelinus namaycush isolate Seneca chromosome 9, SaNama_1.0, whole genome shotgun sequence DNA encodes the following proteins:
- the LOC120053587 gene encoding uncharacterized protein LOC120053587, whose protein sequence is MTGNQPLFTYQATSLCSHIRQPASVHISGNQPLFTYQATSLCSHIRQPASVHISGNQPLFTYQATSLCSHIRQPASVHISGNQPLFTYQATSLCSHIRQPASVHISGNQPLFTYQATSLCSHIRQPASVHISGNQPLFTYQATSLCSHIRQPASVHTSGNQPLFTYQATSLCSHDRQPASVHISGNQPLFTYQATSLCSHIRQPASVHISGNQPLFTYQATSLCSHIRQPASVHISGNQPLFTYQATSLCSHIRQPASVHISGNQPLFTYQATSLCSHIRQPASVHISGNQPLFTYQATSLCSHIRQPASVHISGNQPLFTYQATSLCSHIRQPASVHISGNQPLFTYQATSLCSHIRQPASVHISGNQPLFTYQATSLCSHIRQPASVHMTGNQPLFT, encoded by the exons ATGACAGGCAACCAGCCTCTGTTCACATATCAGGCAACCAGCCTCTGTTCACATATCAGGCAACCAGCCTCTGTTCACATATCAGGCAACCAGCCTCTGTTCACATATCAGGCAACCAGCCTCTGTTCACATATCAGGCAACCAGCCTCTGTTCACATATCAGGCAACCAGCCTCTGTTCACATATCAGGCAACCAGCCTCTGTTCACATATCAGGCAACCAGCCTCTGTTCACATATCAGGCAACCAACCTCTGTTCACATATCAGGCAACCAGCCTCTGTTCACATATCAGGCAACCAGCCTCTGTTCACATATCAGGCAACCAGCCTCTGTTCACATATCAGGCAACCAGCCTCTGTTCACATATCAGGCAACCAGCCTCTGTTCACATATCAGGCAACCAGCCTCTGTTCACATATCAGGCAACCAGCCTCTGTTCACATATCAGGCAACCAGCCTCTGTTCACACATCAGGCAACCAGCCTCTGTTCACATATCAGGCAACCAGCCTCTGTTCACATGACAGGCAACCAGCCTCTGTTCACATATCAGGCAACCAGCCTCTGTTCACATATCAGGCAACCAGCCTCTGTTCACATATCAGGCAACCAGCCTCTGTTCACATATCAGGTAACCAGCCTCTGTTCACATATCAGGCAACCAGCCTCTGTTCACATATCAGGCAACCAGCCTCTGTTCACATATCAGGCAACCAGCCTCTGTTCACATATCAGGCAACCAGCCTCTGTTCACATATCAGGCAACCAGCCTCTGTTCACATATCAGGCAACCAGCCTCTGTTCACATATCAGGCAACCAGCCTCTGTTCACATATCAGGCAACCAGCCTCTGTTCACATATCAGGCAACCAACCTCTGTTCACATATCAGGCAACCAGCCTCTGTTCACATATCAGGCAACCAGCCTCTGTTCACATATCAGGCAACCAGCCTCTGTTCACATATCAGGCAACCAGCCTCTGTTCACATATCAGGCAACCAGCCTCTGTTCACATATCAGGCAACCAGCCTCTGTTCACATATCAG GCAACCAGCCTCTGTTCACATATCAGGCAACCAGCCTCTGTTCACATATCAGGCAACCAGCCTCTGTTCACATATCAGGCAACCAGCCTCTGTTCACATATCAGGCAACCAGCCTCTGTTCACATGACAGGCAACCAGCCTCTGTTCACATGA
- the LOC120053578 gene encoding phosphatidylinositol 3,4,5-trisphosphate 5-phosphatase 1-like encodes MREAESIVTKIKQQQYQELLCRDQLTIEKGEGKIFLHYDEEEITFAPTYRFERDTRERYAYTKAKATGTKYNLPSWCDRVLRRSYPLVHVFCQSYGCTNDIMTSDHSPVFSTFEVGVASQFVSKHDPNSVSQGGIKFMNCVATLMTKSKTKFFIEYHSSCLEKFVKSSEGENQDHSDGNIKVRFGNQVELIPIISDPEYLLDQHILLCVKSTDCDESYGEGCVALRAAESSYTEFHVTLTHHGERTGTLTGGVQLRTSGGKQTEKLYDFIQVERDDSGTPKGKGLDNNSKFALPHPIDITNPNYMGVGYKSGGVTDRGWSYSMSPRSGSGGGGGVGGHGGKDQTHGNIFPKKTVYDHSAVRSPTGKATDNVGEDGKPAEMFDNPLYGSMGKSGGGAKESPDPQSSKEHLTPPDPYFSFPKPSDQDPDRPPVPTPRNRSYTCSETKPQCSAPNSFASLHPLSYTKNPVKPSRSEGGMVLTANKPPLPMKSRPGQAEATSTKPRDYRDSSELPSKLRPPSRPIQPLPKEALHETTQPSKMGRSVK; translated from the exons atgagg GAAGCCGAGAGCATCGTGACCAAGATCAAACAGCAGCAGTACCAGGAACTGCTGTGTAGAGACCAGCTCACCAttgagaagggagaggggaagatATTCCTACACTATG ATGAGGAGGAGATCACGTTCGCGCCCACGTATCGTTTCGAGAGAGACACACGCGAGAGATATGCCTACACCAAGGCCAAAGCCACTGGG ACTAAATACAATCTACCATCATGGTGTGATCGTGTTCTACGGAGGTCCTACCCCTTGGTTCATGTGTTCTGTCAGTCATACG GGTGCACCAATGACATTATGACCAGTGACCACTCTCCAGTTTTCTCCACGTTTGAAGTTGGAGTGGCATCACAGTTTGTCTCCAAGCACG ATCCCAACAGTGTGTCTCAGGGTGGGATCAAGTTCATGAACTGTGTTGCCACCCTCATGACAAAGTCCAAGACCAAGTTCTTCATCGAATACCACTCCAGCTGCTTAGAGA AATTTGTCAAGAGCTCAGAAGGAGAGAACCAAGATCACTCTGATGGGAACATCAAGGTTCGGTTTGGAAACCAAGTTGAG CTCATCCCTATCATCTCAGACCCAGAGTATTTGTTGGATCAGCACATTCTCCTGTGTGTCAAGTCCACAGACTGTGATGAATCCTATG GAGAGGGCTGTGTGGCTCTGCGAGCGGCAGAGTCCTCCTACACAGAGTTCCACGTGACGCTGACGCACCACGGCGAGCGGACAGGCACCCTGACAGGGGGTGTACAACTGCGCACCTCTGGGGGCAAACAGACCGAGAAGTTATACG ATTTCATCCAAGTGGAAAGGGATGATTCTGGCACCCCAAAAGGGAAAGGTCTGGATAACAACAGCAA GTTCGCTCTTCCCCATCCCATTGATATCACCAACCCCAATTACATGGGGGTGGGCTACAAGTCTGGAGGTGTGACAGACAGGGGCTGGAGCTACAGCATGTCCCCCAGATCAGGCTCCGGAGGTGGGGGTGGTGTCGGTGGGCACGGGGGCAAGGACCAGACCCATGGAAACATCTTTCCCAAAAAGACTGTCTACGACCACAGCGCTGTGCGAAGCCCCACTGGAAAAGCAACGGATAACGT AGGTGAGGACGGGAAGCCAGCGGAGATGTTTGACAACCCTCTGTACGGCTCCATGGGAAAGTCTGGAGGAGGAGCTAAAGAGTCACCAGACCCTCAGTCCTCCAAGGAACACCTGACCCCTCCAGACCCCTACTTCTCCTTTCCCAAACCCTCTGACCAGGACCCTGACCGGCCCCCGGTCCCCACCCCGCGTAACCGCTCTTACACCTGTTCTGAGACCAAGCCCCAGTGTTCAGCCCCTAATTCCTTCGCCTCCCTCCACCCCCTGTCCTACACCAAGAACCCTGTGAAGCCGTCACGCTCCGAGGGGGGCATGGTACTAACGGCCAATAAGCCGCCTCTGCCCATGAAGTCCCGCCCAGGCCAGGCGGAGGCCACGTCCACTAAGCCCAGAGACTACCGAGACAGCTCGGAGCTGCCCAGCAAACTCCGCCCACCTTCAAGGCCCATCCAGCCCCTCCCCAAAGAAG CGCTTCACGAGACGACTCAACCCTCGAAGATGGGCCGTTCAGTGAAATGA